The Cetobacterium somerae ATCC BAA-474 genome includes a window with the following:
- a CDS encoding efflux RND transporter periplasmic adaptor subunit, with protein sequence MKNKFLVVTLLLALLACGKEKSSSTEEVKSVVYEKVEKKEYSVKRAYSGTVNTEALSNLSFRVSGTINNRIAQLGDTVKTGQILATLDPIEYQLNYQQALSNLDKGNANLAESTANFKRSEALYLENSISKASYDSATANYKSAISSVKALEDAVNLAKVNLSYTMLTAPSDGTIGQVKSEVNQNVSSSTVVFVLNTFGERYVEFNVSQSVVGDLKLGEEVQIEITSLNNLSIKGTITNIGTLSVGYGGTYPVKAKIVDPLDTVKVGMTAKVIVTTDNTNKVIAVPLTAILTAPNGEKYVYVVTNLENNIGIVKKQLVTLGNTTEQGSEIVSGLTDGDYVVTKGSSVLLEDQKVSLLKGAE encoded by the coding sequence ATGAAAAATAAATTTTTAGTGGTTACACTATTATTAGCATTATTAGCGTGTGGAAAAGAGAAATCGAGTTCTACCGAAGAGGTTAAATCAGTTGTTTATGAAAAAGTAGAAAAAAAAGAGTATAGCGTTAAGCGTGCTTACTCAGGTACAGTTAATACTGAAGCTCTTTCAAATTTAAGTTTTAGAGTTTCAGGAACTATAAATAATCGTATTGCCCAGTTGGGTGATACTGTTAAAACTGGACAAATTTTAGCTACTTTAGATCCTATAGAGTATCAATTAAATTATCAGCAAGCACTTTCTAATCTAGATAAAGGAAATGCAAATTTAGCTGAATCTACTGCAAACTTTAAAAGATCAGAAGCACTTTATCTAGAAAACAGTATCTCAAAAGCATCTTATGATAGTGCAACAGCTAATTATAAATCTGCAATATCTTCTGTTAAAGCTCTTGAAGATGCAGTTAATCTAGCTAAAGTTAATTTAAGTTATACTATGTTAACAGCTCCTAGCGATGGTACTATAGGACAGGTAAAAAGTGAGGTTAACCAAAATGTATCTTCTAGCACAGTAGTTTTTGTTCTAAATACTTTTGGTGAGCGTTATGTAGAGTTTAATGTTTCTCAATCTGTTGTTGGAGATTTAAAATTAGGAGAAGAGGTTCAGATTGAAATAACTTCTCTTAATAATTTAAGTATAAAAGGAACAATTACTAATATTGGAACACTTTCTGTTGGTTATGGTGGAACTTATCCTGTTAAAGCTAAAATTGTTGATCCTTTAGATACTGTAAAAGTTGGTATGACAGCAAAAGTTATCGTTACTACAGATAATACTAATAAAGTTATCGCAGTTCCTTTAACAGCTATTTTAACAGCTCCTAATGGAGAAAAATATGTTTATGTTGTTACAAATCTTGAAAATAATATTGGTATAGTTAAGAAACAACTTGTTACATTAGGAAATACTACAGAACAAGGTAGTGAAATTGTTAGTGGATTAACAGACGGCGATTATGTTGTTACAAAGGGAAGTAGTGTCCTTTTAGAAGATCAAAAGGTTTCACTTTTAAAAGGAGCTGAATAG
- a CDS encoding TolC family protein, protein MGKLLFLLFIFNFSLFAKTLDVGVILENHSQCSETALEILKDELNKNFAGTNFSPKITEKFYLTNHNIQDGINKLNKNPKIDGVFILTCAPLENISNLQQNKFYSVPLGFGDKGKNIPKNLNYIYSNLDLNDYLMPFKELNGVTEVDVLISNMNSSNLNKLAQHTNIPGVKINVLRASKENLINAIDKKVPSFLIDFNEELKPYAYSGLNLNKEFRKRLRAASLNYMFFKTKKDMSTIVEVNAPIKDIYLNSEVATKIDIYPNLIFLQDLSQVNNPEMANPKLTLKNAVNRALNSNLDLLQVRQNIMTSYYNVKVTNSKRLPQLSANADYSALDDRSPNFKQGYPTNSVASYLQLSQVIFSDQINASVYIDKLSLDSNRKAFEQQKLATIYYVASTYVNILQLKAQLAIQASNYDLLRETLNVAKINYNVGAGGLQDVYRLQSNVAGALSDISSVKGEIRSQEIYLNNLLNYPEGNTYTYETLDELAPYFLLSENLGKNFTFGSEKSKKIEKFLVSGALTNSNSLKQLDNTIKSKERELVSNERERYIPTVTASGNYYKNNMITPWGKNSNGDFPDEYWQAGINVSLPLISGGEIYYNGQAIKSELKALEFNKLSSQNQLAQEVLQTYTNLLTNFVQSYTTKISSDVAKKNLDIVTNLYTEGTTTLTDFLSAQNNTLSQELNHVIENFNLINSTLKLEYLYGKSSLTMEPSERKVLLLKLQQELDN, encoded by the coding sequence ATGGGAAAACTACTTTTTTTACTTTTTATTTTCAATTTTTCTTTATTCGCCAAAACTCTTGATGTTGGAGTTATTTTAGAAAACCATTCTCAATGTTCAGAGACTGCTTTAGAAATTCTTAAAGATGAATTAAATAAAAATTTTGCCGGTACAAATTTTTCTCCAAAAATTACAGAAAAGTTTTATCTGACAAACCACAATATTCAAGATGGTATAAACAAACTAAATAAAAATCCTAAAATTGATGGAGTTTTTATTTTAACTTGTGCGCCATTAGAAAATATATCTAATCTACAACAAAATAAGTTTTACTCAGTTCCTTTAGGTTTTGGAGACAAGGGTAAAAATATTCCAAAAAATTTAAATTATATCTATAGTAATCTTGATTTAAATGATTATTTAATGCCTTTTAAAGAATTAAACGGAGTTACAGAGGTTGATGTTCTTATCTCTAATATGAATTCTAGTAATTTAAATAAGCTTGCTCAGCACACTAATATTCCTGGTGTTAAAATTAACGTTCTTAGAGCTAGTAAAGAGAATTTAATTAATGCAATTGATAAAAAAGTTCCTTCTTTTCTTATTGATTTCAACGAAGAGTTAAAACCATATGCATATTCTGGGTTGAATTTGAATAAAGAATTTAGAAAAAGATTAAGAGCAGCTTCTTTAAACTATATGTTTTTTAAAACTAAAAAAGATATGAGTACAATTGTTGAAGTTAACGCTCCAATCAAAGATATATATTTAAACTCTGAAGTAGCAACAAAAATTGATATTTATCCTAATCTTATTTTCCTTCAAGATTTATCACAAGTTAATAATCCAGAAATGGCAAATCCTAAGCTGACACTTAAAAATGCTGTAAATAGAGCTCTTAACTCTAACTTAGATCTTCTTCAAGTTAGACAAAACATTATGACTAGCTATTATAATGTTAAAGTTACTAACTCTAAGCGTTTACCACAATTGTCAGCTAATGCTGATTATTCAGCTTTAGATGATAGATCACCTAATTTTAAACAAGGATATCCTACAAATAGTGTAGCTTCTTATTTACAACTTTCACAAGTTATATTTAGTGATCAAATCAATGCTAGTGTTTATATTGATAAGTTATCATTAGATTCTAATAGAAAAGCATTTGAGCAACAAAAATTAGCTACTATATATTATGTAGCTTCTACATATGTTAATATTCTTCAATTAAAAGCTCAATTAGCTATTCAAGCAAGTAACTACGATCTTTTAAGAGAAACTTTAAATGTTGCTAAAATTAATTACAATGTTGGTGCTGGTGGATTGCAAGATGTATATAGATTACAATCAAATGTGGCTGGAGCTCTTTCAGATATTTCTAGTGTTAAAGGAGAGATTCGTTCTCAAGAGATATATTTAAATAACCTTTTAAATTATCCAGAGGGAAATACGTATACTTATGAAACTCTTGATGAACTTGCTCCATACTTCTTATTAAGTGAAAATTTAGGTAAGAACTTTACATTTGGTTCTGAAAAATCTAAAAAAATAGAGAAATTTTTAGTAAGCGGTGCTCTAACAAACTCAAATTCATTAAAACAACTTGATAATACTATTAAAAGTAAAGAAAGAGAGCTTGTATCAAATGAAAGAGAACGTTATATTCCAACTGTTACTGCTTCTGGAAATTACTATAAAAATAATATGATTACACCTTGGGGTAAAAATTCAAATGGAGATTTCCCAGATGAGTATTGGCAAGCTGGAATTAATGTAAGTTTACCTCTTATTAGTGGTGGAGAGATTTACTATAATGGACAGGCTATAAAAAGTGAGTTAAAAGCACTTGAGTTTAATAAACTTTCTTCTCAAAATCAATTAGCTCAAGAAGTTTTACAAACATACACAAATCTTTTAACTAACTTTGTACAAAGTTATACAACAAAAATATCTTCAGATGTAGCTAAGAAAAATTTAGATATCGTAACTAACCTATATACAGAAGGAACAACTACGTTAACTGATTTTTTATCTGCTCAAAATAATACTTTGAGTCAAGAGTTAAATCATGTAATTGAAAATTTTAATCTAATTAACTCTACGCTAAAACTTGAATATCTTTACGGTAAGTCATCTCTTACTATGGAACCATCTGAAAGAAAAGTTTTACTGCTTAAACTTCAACAAGAGTTAGATAATTAG
- a CDS encoding M3 family oligoendopeptidase, whose protein sequence is MKFKDFKYERPNYDLIKETLTNLMENLKASTDIQEQKHLIHEINAIRNNISSMSSIANIRHTINTEDKFYDDENEYWDEISPFYQELDTNFYEIMVNHSNKDKLVLEYGDQLFKLMENSLKTFSSDIIEDLQEENKEVSKYVKLLASAKILFDGKERNLSGMTPFILSKNRTIRKAAQEAKSTFFINNESKFDEIFNNLVKIRVKIAEKLGFSNFIELGYLRMNRVDYNAEMVDSFRKQVVESIVPLASALYEKQKTRLGLETLKYYDEKFEFNDGNPTPKGDSNWIIEQGKKMYHELSSETAEFIDFMIENDLMDLTTKKGKAGGGYCTFIPDYKSPFIFSNFNGTSGDIDVLTHEAGHAFQVYRSSWIEIPELLWATYESSEIHSMSMEFFTWNWMENFFKEDTNKYKYLHLSSAIKFIPYGVLVDHFQHKVYENPNLTPAERKSIWRELEKTYKPHCDYSENPFLEKGTWWFQQAHIFEVPFYYIDYTLAQICALQFWQKMNKNYQESWKDYLNLCHEGGTKSFLNLLKVAKLKSPFEDNCVEDIMEDVKNYLNKFQF, encoded by the coding sequence ATGAAATTTAAAGATTTTAAATATGAAAGACCTAATTATGATTTAATTAAAGAAACTTTAACAAATCTAATGGAAAACTTAAAAGCTTCAACTGATATTCAAGAACAAAAACACTTAATTCACGAAATTAATGCCATAAGAAACAATATATCATCTATGTCTAGTATTGCTAATATTAGACACACTATAAATACTGAGGATAAATTTTACGACGATGAGAATGAATACTGGGATGAGATTTCACCTTTTTATCAAGAGTTAGATACCAACTTTTATGAGATTATGGTAAATCATAGTAATAAAGATAAACTAGTATTAGAATATGGAGATCAACTTTTTAAATTGATGGAAAATAGTTTAAAAACATTCTCTTCAGATATTATTGAAGATTTACAAGAGGAAAATAAAGAAGTTTCTAAGTATGTAAAACTTTTGGCTTCTGCTAAGATATTATTTGATGGAAAAGAAAGAAATTTATCTGGGATGACTCCTTTTATTCTTTCTAAAAATAGAACTATAAGAAAAGCTGCTCAAGAAGCAAAATCAACTTTTTTTATTAATAACGAAAGTAAATTTGATGAAATATTTAATAACCTTGTAAAAATAAGAGTAAAAATAGCTGAAAAGTTAGGATTTAGTAATTTTATAGAGTTAGGATACTTAAGAATGAATAGAGTAGACTATAATGCTGAAATGGTAGATTCTTTTAGAAAGCAAGTTGTTGAAAGTATCGTTCCATTAGCTTCTGCTTTATATGAAAAACAAAAAACAAGATTAGGATTAGAAACTCTTAAGTATTATGATGAAAAATTTGAGTTTAATGATGGAAATCCAACTCCTAAAGGAGATTCAAATTGGATTATTGAGCAAGGAAAAAAGATGTATCATGAACTTTCATCTGAAACCGCTGAGTTTATTGATTTCATGATTGAAAATGATTTGATGGATTTAACAACTAAAAAAGGGAAAGCTGGAGGGGGATATTGTACTTTTATTCCAGATTATAAGTCACCTTTTATTTTTTCAAATTTTAATGGAACAAGTGGCGATATTGATGTTTTAACTCATGAAGCTGGACATGCTTTTCAAGTTTATAGATCAAGTTGGATTGAAATTCCAGAGTTATTATGGGCTACATATGAAAGTTCTGAAATACATTCGATGAGTATGGAGTTTTTCACTTGGAATTGGATGGAAAATTTCTTTAAAGAGGATACAAATAAATATAAATATTTGCATTTAAGTAGTGCTATTAAATTTATACCTTATGGAGTTTTAGTGGATCATTTCCAACATAAAGTTTATGAGAATCCTAATTTAACTCCAGCTGAAAGAAAATCTATCTGGAGAGAGCTCGAAAAAACTTATAAACCTCATTGTGATTACTCAGAAAATCCATTTTTAGAAAAAGGAACATGGTGGTTCCAACAAGCTCATATATTTGAAGTACCATTTTATTATATAGATTATACATTGGCTCAAATTTGTGCTTTACAATTTTGGCAAAAAATGAATAAAAATTATCAAGAAAGTTGGAAAGATTATTTAAATCTTTGTCATGAGGGTGGAACAAAATCATTCTTAAATTTATTGAAAGTTGCTAAATTAAAATCACCTTTTGAAGATAATTGTGTAGAGGATATAATGGAAGATGTTAAGAATTATTTAAATAAATTTCAATTTTAA
- a CDS encoding aldehyde dehydrogenase family protein: MKNIDKLEKLKKSFERNKDLVTDALYKDLGKNFEESRLSEYYPVISEFDYFLKNLEKWSEPEKIKSFFNFIGCGTIIQPEPYGKVLIISPWNYPFNLTFIPLIGAIAAGNEVVLKPSENSKFSSEIIKKIIEESGVEDISVVLGDRETTKELLNSKFDYIFFTGSTKVGKEVYLKAAETLTPVTLELGGKSPVIIEDEHCLQDAVEKIIWGKFFNRGQTCVAPDYIYLPTGLKDQFVELTREYIRKNGDVQGKIINDEHFERLENLLNNQNIIYQNGKIDDDTKNKGLFPFTIVLNPKDDDPISQEEIFGPILPLVEYESLEKVYWDLRLKPAPLALYIFRSDKGNLSTKGLKAGGVCINSTMLQIIDKRVPFGGVGYSGLGQYHGKYTFDTFTHYKPIFEGSGIKISMLRKVINLILNKIKK, encoded by the coding sequence ATGAAAAATATAGACAAGTTAGAGAAATTAAAAAAATCTTTTGAAAGAAATAAAGATTTAGTAACAGATGCCTTATATAAAGACTTAGGGAAAAATTTTGAAGAAAGTAGGTTATCAGAGTATTACCCAGTTATATCTGAATTTGACTATTTTTTAAAGAATTTAGAAAAATGGAGTGAACCTGAAAAAATTAAAAGCTTTTTTAATTTTATAGGTTGTGGAACAATTATTCAACCTGAGCCTTACGGAAAAGTTTTAATTATTTCTCCATGGAATTATCCTTTTAATTTAACTTTTATTCCTTTGATAGGTGCTATCGCTGCTGGAAATGAAGTTGTTTTAAAACCATCTGAAAATTCTAAATTTTCAAGTGAAATAATAAAAAAAATAATTGAAGAAAGTGGTGTTGAAGATATTTCTGTTGTATTAGGAGATAGAGAAACAACAAAAGAGCTTTTAAATTCAAAGTTTGATTATATATTTTTTACTGGTAGTACAAAAGTTGGAAAAGAGGTATATTTAAAAGCGGCTGAAACATTAACACCAGTGACACTAGAGCTAGGAGGAAAATCACCTGTTATAATAGAGGATGAACATTGTTTGCAAGACGCTGTAGAGAAAATAATTTGGGGTAAATTTTTTAATAGAGGCCAAACATGTGTAGCTCCTGATTATATTTATCTACCAACGGGATTGAAAGATCAATTTGTAGAATTAACTAGAGAGTATATTAGAAAAAATGGAGATGTTCAAGGAAAAATAATAAATGATGAGCACTTTGAAAGATTAGAAAATTTGTTAAATAATCAAAATATAATCTATCAAAATGGAAAAATAGATGACGACACTAAAAATAAAGGATTATTTCCATTTACAATAGTTTTAAATCCTAAAGATGATGATCCTATTTCTCAAGAGGAAATCTTTGGTCCAATTCTTCCTTTAGTTGAATATGAAAGTTTAGAAAAAGTTTATTGGGATTTAAGATTAAAACCTGCTCCATTAGCTCTTTACATTTTTAGAAGTGATAAAGGTAATTTATCTACAAAAGGGTTAAAAGCAGGAGGTGTATGTATAAATAGTACTATGCTGCAAATTATTGATAAAAGAGTTCCTTTTGGTGGAGTAGGTTACAGTGGACTTGGACAGTATCATGGTAAATATACATTTGATACATTTACTCACTATAAACCAATTTTTGAAGGAAGTGGTATAAAAATATCTATGCTAAGAAAAGTTATTAATCTAATTTTAAATAAAATAAAAAAATAA
- a CDS encoding outer membrane beta-barrel protein — protein MKKGLIALFLAASTAAFSMDAHLRLGAITNAGSYNKEDKSFESYAPTLGLEITQTLLLADVGVGIAYNGKTSGTDIETVPAYGLIKMNLFPVGVKPYLVGKVGKVLYTRDSVSNSNPDGKYFYGAGVGMDIFALQGEILYSVTKIDGDKRGNDNLEQISFTLGYNFF, from the coding sequence ATGAAAAAAGGATTAATCGCTTTATTTTTAGCAGCAAGTACAGCAGCATTTTCAATGGATGCACATTTAAGATTAGGAGCTATAACAAACGCTGGTTCTTATAACAAAGAGGATAAGAGTTTTGAAAGCTACGCGCCAACATTAGGATTAGAAATTACTCAAACTTTACTTTTAGCAGATGTAGGAGTGGGAATTGCTTATAATGGAAAAACTTCAGGAACAGATATTGAAACAGTACCAGCTTATGGACTAATTAAAATGAATCTATTCCCAGTTGGAGTAAAACCATACTTAGTTGGAAAAGTTGGAAAAGTTTTATATACTCGTGATAGCGTATCTAATTCAAATCCTGATGGAAAATATTTCTATGGTGCTGGAGTAGGTATGGATATATTCGCACTACAAGGTGAAATATTATACTCTGTTACAAAAATAGATGGAGATAAAAGAGGGAATGATAATTTAGAGCAAATTAGCTTTACATTAGGATATAACTTCTTCTAA